The genomic window TTAGCTGTCACTGGGCGACCTCCGCAAGCATCTGGACACGGCGAGCATGAATCTGAGCCATGCCCGCAGCGAGCTTCAGCGAAAGGTCGCGGCCACTCAGATGGATATAGAGCAGAGTCGTCTGTACGCTGCGGTGTCCTGCGAATGTAGCGATCTCATGGATGTCCCAGCCTGCATGGGCGAGGTCGGTCAGACAGAGATGGCGAAGTGTGTGTGTTGAAAAGCGTTCGACGCCCGCTCGCCGTGCAAGCTGCAGGACTATCTTCGACCAGCTCCATATCGAAATGGGTTCGGTATAGTTGCGGCGGGACTCGGACAGAAAGAGCGGCCCACGCTTGCTGCCGAGGGTCCTGCGATGTTCGAGATACCGGAGTAGCAGCTCTCCGCTTGAAGCAGAGTAAGGAACAGCGCGCTCGCGCCGTCCCTTCGTGCTCTCGGCCCGAATCCTGAGAATGCGTCGCGATGGATCGATATCGCTGCTCTGGAGGCTGCACAGCTCTTCGCGCCGGAGTCCAGCGTCATACGCAAATGCCAGCATCGTTCTGTTGCGAACGCACTCCTGCCGCGCTGCTGCAAGAATGCGGTGCCAGTCTTCCTCGTTCGGAATCCAGGGCAGTCGATAGTGCCGTGCCACCATCGCTCGTCCGCCGCCGGGCTGGGCGGCCGGGTTGTTGGGACGCACGCCTTCTTCCATCAAATACGCATGGAACAAGCGAACGACAGTTAAACGCTGCTGGATCGTTGCGTTCGATACAGTAACCTCGCCAGCCTGCAGCCCAGCGAGATACAGCCCCACGTCTGCCCGCGTCACAGAGATGGCCCCAAGACGCGCCAGCTTCAGAAAAACAAGATATCTCTCCAATGCCCGCGAGTAGGCATCAAGAGTGTTGGAGGATAGCCCACGACGCGACTGCAACAGGAGCCACGCATGGGCATGAACGTCCAATGAGACCAAGGGACAACGATCCCAGCGAATAGCGTGAACACTAAACTCGACCGGCACACGAACCTCCTGGTGGAGATCCAAGGAGAACAGGCCAGGCGATGGGTTCGTCTCATGCCAGGAGCGGAGCGGCGGCGAGCCAACGGAAAACACTTGCGGTTGCCCTGATTCCACATAACTTACAAGCATCTTGCAGCACGTCGGCAAACAAGAGCCTGTTGTGGCCTGTCCGCTTGAGGCAATCGAGGCAGCTACCAGCGGCGGGGACGAGATTCGCATTCTTCCGGCTGAACGGTGCCAGCTTCAAGATGAGCATGAGTTGATGCTCAATCCAGTGTTGCAAGTGGCGAACGGGTAGCAGGATGCGCCTGGGCTTCTTGCCAGTGCCCGCCCATTCTTCGCGGAAGCATTCGTTCAATGCTTTCTCCTGCTGGTCGGGCTGCAGCTTCGCCAGAAGCAAGGCGTGTCCGACGCCGATCTCCTCGGCATAGAACGCCTCGACTACGGGCGCGGAGAGGTCGGTGAGTTTGAGGCGTTGGGCAACATAGGCGGGCGATTTACCCGTCCGGGCTGCGATTTGCTCGACGCTGTATTTCGGCTCCTCCAAATTAAGAAGCGCACGGAAACCCTGCGCCTCTTCTAGCGGGTGAACATCGCGGCGTTGAAGGTTCTCAACAAGCTGGATTTCCAACACCTCCGCGTCGGTAAGGTTGGCGATGCGGCAAGGGGCGTCCTGCTTCTCGGCCAGTTTGGAAGCGCGGAAACGCCTAGCTCCAACAACAACCTCGAAGTCTTGCTCAGTGATGGGACGAACGAGTAAGGGCTGCACTACTCCGCTGGTGCGGATGCTCTCCGCCAATTCGCGCAACGCATCATCCTCGAAGATGCGGCGGGGGTTGGTCTTCGATTCCGTGAGAACGGAAAGAGGAAGGTGGCGGTACTCGGTAGCGGTCTGGGTGTTCATGGTGTTCTCCTTCTGCGTTTGGGCGTGCTGGGTCGTTCTGCGGACGGCGCGAAGCCGCCCGCCATCAAGGAAGGCGTTTAGCTGGCTTGCGCCAGTTCGGGTTCTGTTTCGGCTTCGGGGGCCTCTTCCGCTGCTGGCGTTTCCAGCGCGGAAAGAATGACGGCGGCGGTCTTCTGAATCACTTCCAAGCTCTCGGTCAGAAGTGCGGCGTTGCCGTGGTACAGGTGGATGTAATCGGCGGAAGCCCGTCCGGTATCGAGGCCGATCGTCTTGCCGACTACAAAGGCGATTGCTTCGGCTTCCGTCTCGCGAACGGTCTTGGTGGTGGCGGTGCGGCGTTCTGCCTTGTGCAACATTTCGTGCGCGAGTTCGTGAACGAGGGTCGAAAACTCCTCGGCGGTTTCCTGACCGGGAAAGAGAACGATCTTCGCGCCGTAGCTGACACCCAACGCGGGAGAAATGCTCTCCTTCCAATCAAGCTCGATGCCCTGAGCAATGACGAAATCAATCAAGCGTTCGCGGTACTCTCCGACGTTGCCTTTCACACGTTCGGACAGTTCGGGGAGTTCTGCGCCGTCGGTCTGGCTGACATCGAAAATATAGGCCG from Granulicella sp. L56 includes these protein-coding regions:
- a CDS encoding tyrosine-type recombinase/integrase, whose amino-acid sequence is MPVEFSVHAIRWDRCPLVSLDVHAHAWLLLQSRRGLSSNTLDAYSRALERYLVFLKLARLGAISVTRADVGLYLAGLQAGEVTVSNATIQQRLTVVRLFHAYLMEEGVRPNNPAAQPGGGRAMVARHYRLPWIPNEEDWHRILAAARQECVRNRTMLAFAYDAGLRREELCSLQSSDIDPSRRILRIRAESTKGRRERAVPYSASSGELLLRYLEHRRTLGSKRGPLFLSESRRNYTEPISIWSWSKIVLQLARRAGVERFSTHTLRHLCLTDLAHAGWDIHEIATFAGHRSVQTTLLYIHLSGRDLSLKLAAGMAQIHARRVQMLAEVAQ
- a CDS encoding ParB/RepB/Spo0J family partition protein — protein: MNTQTATEYRHLPLSVLTESKTNPRRIFEDDALRELAESIRTSGVVQPLLVRPITEQDFEVVVGARRFRASKLAEKQDAPCRIANLTDAEVLEIQLVENLQRRDVHPLEEAQGFRALLNLEEPKYSVEQIAARTGKSPAYVAQRLKLTDLSAPVVEAFYAEEIGVGHALLLAKLQPDQQEKALNECFREEWAGTGKKPRRILLPVRHLQHWIEHQLMLILKLAPFSRKNANLVPAAGSCLDCLKRTGHNRLLFADVLQDACKLCGIRATASVFRWLAAAPLLA
- a CDS encoding ArdC-like ssDNA-binding domain-containing protein, with the protein product MNTQATTATVTPFTQNLKQQQQKQQTAKEVIAANVQALIEQLEQGHSEGLTAYLLAMGRFHFYSFGNILEIARQKPDATRVAGMYAWNQLGRRVKKGEKGIRILAPMIGIRRKKDSEAEKDIRTQNQPVLVGFRSAYIFDVSQTDGAELPELSERVKGNVGEYRERLIDFVIAQGIELDWKESISPALGVSYGAKIVLFPGQETAEEFSTLVHELAHEMLHKAERRTATTKTVRETEAEAIAFVVGKTIGLDTGRASADYIHLYHGNAALLTESLEVIQKTAAVILSALETPAAEEAPEAETEPELAQAS